The Haloarcula laminariae genomic sequence AAAACACCGTGCAGCTCCGCAGCGGCGAGCGTCGGACCTTCCACACCCGCGTGGGCGCCGAGGACATGTCCGCCGAGGACATCTCGGACAACATCGACGTCATCGTCCGCCGCCTGCACGCGGACCTCGAGAAGGGGCCGCTCAACATCGACACCGTCTACGTGAAGACGACGATGGGCCCCGCCGTGGAGGTGGCCTGATATGAGCGCCGAAGGCGAGCGAAAGACCGAGACCATCCCACAGTGGAAGCAGGAAGAGGTCGACGACATCGTCGAGATGATCGAGTCCTACGACTCGGTCGGCGTCGTCAACATCGCCGGGATTCCGTCCCGACAGCTCCAGGACATGCGCCGTGACCTCCACGGCACCGCGGAGCTTCGCGTCTCCCGGAACACGCTGCTGGTCCGCGCCCTCGAAGAGGTCAACGACGGCCTCGAAGGGCTGACCGAGCACATCGCCGGTCAGGTCGGACTCATCGGTACCGACAGCAACCCCTTCTCGCTGTACCAGGAACTGGAATCCTCGAAGACGCCCGCGCCCATCGGTGCCGGCGAAATCGCCCCGAACGACATCGTCGTTCCCGAGGGCGACACCGGCGTCGACCCCGGGCCCTTCGTCGGCGAGCTCCAGTCCATCGGCGCGGACGCTCGCATCCAGGAAGGGTCGATTCAGGTCCTCTCGGACTCGACCGTGCTCGAAGCGGGCGGAGAGGTCTCGCAGGACCTCGCGAACGTCCTCAACGAGCTCGGCATCGAACCCAAGGAGGTCGGACTCGACCTCCGCGGGGTCTTCTCCGACGGCGTGCTCTTCGCCCCCGAAGAGCTGGAACTCGACGTCGAGGAGTACGAGCAGGACATCGCCGCGGCCGCGAGCCGGGCGTTCAACCTCTCGGTCAACGCCGAGTACCCGACCGCGACCACGCTCCCGACGATGCTCCAGTCCGCGACCGGCGACGCCAAGAGCCTCGCGCTCTCGGCCGCCATCGAGGACCCCGAGGTCGTCCCCGACCTCATCAGCAAGGCCGACGCGCAGCTGCGTGCCCTGGCTGGTGCCATCGACGACCCGGACGCGCTGCCCGAGGAACTCCAGGACGTGGAGACCGCGCCGGCAGCAGACGAACAGGCCGACGACCAGACCGAGAACACAGACTCCGAGGACGACGCCGACGACGCCGAGGCCGAGACAGACGAGGCCGAGGACGACGAAGACGACGGCGACGCCGGCGACGCGCTCGGGGAGATGTTCTAACCACACCAACACAGAACAATGGAATACGTTTACGCTGCACTCATCCTGAACGAATCGGGCGAAGAGATCAACGAAGACAACCTCACCGACGTGCTCGAAGCCGCCGGCGTCTCCGTCGAGGAGTCCCGCGTCAAGGCCCTCGTGGCCGCTCTCGAGGACGTCGACATCGAGGAGGCCGTCGAGCAGGCCGCCGCCGCGCCTGTTCCCGCCAGTGGCGGCGCCGCCGCGCCCGCCGAGGGTGGCGACGACGAGGCCGACCACGACGAGCCGTCCGAGGAAGAGGTCGCCGAAGCGGAAGAAGCCGACGACGATGACGACGACGACGAGGCAGACGGCGAAGGCCTCGGCGAGCTCTTCGGTTAAACCGGTCGACTCCGACCCGCAATTTTTTCGACGCCACCGCCCAGCGACAGCGCCGCCCACATCGCACTGTGGCCGTCCTCACTGAGGTTCAAATACCTGCGGGCGTCCACCCCTCGCCATGCTCCCGGTCAGATTCGCGGCCGACCCGGTCGGCGCCGCCGCCCTGCTCGCGGCCATCGGCGGGGGTATCGGACTCGGGACGGTAAGCGGGCTGGTCCCCGGGCTCCACGCCAACACGCTCGCGCTCCTGCTGGCGGCGACGGCCGGGTCGGTGCCCGGCCCGCGGGTGTACGTCGGCGCGGCGATGCTGGCCGCGGGGGTGACCCACACGTTCCTGGACGTGGTGCCGGCGCTGGCCCTCGGTGTGCCAGACCCGGCGATGGCCGCCGGTGCGCTGCCGAGCCACCGGCTGGTCATCGAAGGGCGGGGTCGGGAAGCGCTACGGCTCTCGGCGCTGGGCAGCGGCGGGGCGGTGGCGCTCGCGGTGCCGCTTGCCGTCCCCGTGACGTGGCTGATGGTCCGTGTCTATCCGCTCGTCGCGGCGCACCTTCCGCCGGTGCTCGGCGCTATCGCGGCGCTGCTCGTCCTCTCGGAGCCGGGCTGGGACCGTCGTATCGGCGCGGTGCTCTCGCTGGGCGCGAGCGGCAGCCTCGGACTCGCCGTGCTCGACGCCCCAGTCGCGGGGGCTCTGCCTGTCGCCGACGTGTTGGTCCCGGTGTTTGCCGGCCTGTTCGGTGCGCCGGTGTTACTGGCCGCTATCGAGGGCGAGGGCGTCCCGCCACAGGCCGACGCGAGAGTCACGACGCCGCGGCGCACGGTCGCGGCGCTGGCGACGGTCGGGACGCTTTGTGGGGCGGTCGTCGGCTATCTCCCGGGCGTCTCCAGCGCCGTCGCCGCGACGCTGGCGCTCGGCCTGACCGCACAGCGCGGCCCCAGAGCCTTCGTCGTGACGACCAGCGGCGTCAACACGGCCACGGCGGTGTTCGCGCTGTTCGCGCTGGTGGTCTTTGGCGACCCCCGCACCGGCGTGCTGGTGGCGCTGAACCGCGCCGGCGTCCCGCTGGTACTGCCGTCGCTGCTGGCCGCAGTCGCCGTCTCGGCGGTCGCCGCCGCCGTATTGGTCCCCCGCCTCGGCGACCGCTATCTCCGGACGGTCGGGCGGCTGGACCCGGCCAGGCTCTCTGTCGGCGTCCTCGTCGGCCTGCTGGGGCTGTCGGCCGTCTTCGCCGGGCCGCTCGGCGTCGGCGTCTTCGCTGTCGCGACGCTCGTCGGTCACGTGCCGCCGACGACGGGCTGTCGGCGGGCGACGCTCATGGGGGTGTTGCTGGTCCCGCTGGCGCTATAGGTAGTCGCGCCGGCGGAAGTGCAGGAGCATGACGACGCCCATCAGCGTCATGCCGAGCATCGCTGCCGGATAGCCGAACGTCCAGCCCAGTTCTGGCATGTTGTAGGGACTGTCGGCGAAGTTCATTCCGTAGACCCCGGCCACGAAGGTCAGCGGGATGAAGATGGTCGCGACGACGGTGAGCACTTTCATCACCTCGTTGGTCGACTGCGAGACCGTGTTGAGGTAGATGTCCCGGGCCCCCGAGACGAGGTCGCGGTAGGTCTCGGTCAGGTCGACAATCTGGACCAGGTGGTCGTAGATGTCCCGGTAGTACTTCTCCGTCTGGGGCTGGACCTGTTTCGGGTCGCCCCTGGCCAGCAGGCCGACGGCTTCCCTGGCCGGCCACACCTGCTTGCGGAAGGACAACAGGTCCCGGCGGACGTCGTTTATCTTCTCGATGGTCTCGCTGTCAGTCGACACCGTCACCTCCTCCTCTATCTCCTCGATGTCGGTCTCTATCTCGTCGAGCAGGTCGAAGTACGCGTCGACGATGACGTCGATGGCGCGATAGGCGGTGAAGTCCGGCCCCCGCTGGAGCAGCCGCTCGTCGCCGCGCTCGGCGGCGTCCATCACCCGCTGTATCGGTCCCGGCGGGCCGGTGCCCAGCGTGACCACCCAGTCGCGGCCAATGAAGATGCCGACCGGTCTGGCCGCCACCTCCTTCTCGAAGGTCGTCTCGCCAGGCGTGAGGCTGATGGCTTTCAGCAACACGAAGGTGTACTCCCGGAACTCCTCGGTCTTGGCCCGCACGTCGTCGCGCAGGTCCTCGATAGCGAGCGGGTGGAGGTCGAAGGCCGACTGGACCGCTGCTATCTCCTCGTCGGCCGGGTCCGCGACGTGGACCCAGGTGGTACCGACGGCCCGGCGGGCCTCGGCGAGGTCCTCGTAGGCGACCGCTTCCTCGTCGGCGTAGACCAGCGCCGATATCACGCTGTGGCCTCCGGCGCGTCCGAGCGCCCGACCGCAAACAGCGTCACGCCGACCATCACCGCCGTCAGTGAGAAGGCGCGCCCGGGGAACGGAGCCGCGAGGCCGACGAGATAGCCGGCGACCCCGCCGGCCGAGAGCACCAGTCCGGTGCCCGAGACGGTGTTCATGCGCTCTCAATCAGCGTGGCGGAACAAAAGCGTACTCCCAGCGGGAGTCTGGACCGGGCGCGTCGAGCCTGCGGAGAAGCGACACGTTGATGGGTACAAGCACCGGTAGCTATCGGTATGGACCTGCGCGTCATCGACAAGTCGGATACGGAGCTCTCTATCGAGATTGCGGGTGAAGACCACACGTTCATGAACGTCATCAAGGGGGCGCTGCTGGAGACGGAGGGCGTCACCGCGGCGACCTACGACGTCAATCCCGAGCAGTCCGGTGGGCAGACCGACCCCGTCCTGACCATCAAGACCGAGGAGGCCGTCGACGCCCTCGACGCGCTCGAAGCCGGCACCGACCGCGTCATCGAGAAGGCGGATGACCTCACCGAGGCGTTCGAAGCCGCGGCGTAGTTCTAGCAGACGACGTACGTGACGAAGACGGTGTCGTCCGGGGCGACGTGGACGTCGACGCCGACGGTGTCGCCGCGCTCGAAGGCGTTACCCCGCTCGACGTAGCTGTCGACCAGCGCCGTCGCCAGCTGACTCTCGTTCTCGAACTCGCCCACCGGCTGGCCGGTCCGTTCGGGCGCCACCCGGTAGCTGACCAGCGTCGGTCGGTCACACGGCAGGGCGAACCGGGTGATTGCCTCGCGGTCGGGCCGCTCGCCGTCGCCCGCGACGGCGGCCACGGTCGCTTTGTTGTAGTACGCGGCGGCCTCGTCACTGGTGGCGTTCCGGTCGAGTGCGCCGGCCCCCTCGCTCTCGCGTCGCTCGTTCAGCTCGGCGACGTAGGCGTCTTCGACCCCGGTGAGCGAGAGCCCGCCGACGCTGTCGGCGCTCCCCGGAGCCTCGGGCACCGCCGGTGGGCCGGACGGTCCGCCGACGGTCGGCAGCGAGATGACGCCGACCACTGACAGCAGGAGGACGCCGAGCAGGACGGCGACGGCGGCGTAGCCGGCGACGTACCGCGGTTCGAGAACGTCGCGCCAGCCGGTCCCTATCTCGTCGAGCGGGTCCGTCTCCGGGGGCCCCTCGCGCAACTGGAGGTCCGCCCCGCCACAGCGCTTGCAGGGGGGCGAGTTGCGCTGGTGGGACCGGCCACAGTCCTGACAGACCCAGACGGTCCCGCCGGGGACGACCTCGTGGTTGACCTGGGTCACCGCCTTCTCGAAGCTGCCGTGCCCGCAGTTGTCACAGGGCGGGTCGTTCTCCTCGTGTGGTTTCTCGCACCACTCACACCGCCATTCCATCACCAGACCTAGGTGACCGAGCTACAAAGGCATCGTGGCGTGGGCAGCCACCGCCGGTGTCTCGGACTGTTCGCGTCAGACGTTTGTTGCGAATACGGTGGGCAGAGATGTTCCCGTGTGTTTATTCTCTCACCCGACCTGAGTGACAGTAGATGAACCCCACCGCAACGGCGGCACAACAGTCGGCCAGCGAGACCGTGATCGCTGCGGTCGCGAGCCGGGCCGGCGTCGACCCGCTGGAGCTCGACACCCCGCTGTACGACGCTATCGAGCCCGACGAACTGGACGCCATCGTCGGCGGAGCGGGCCGCTCGACGGTCGAAGTGACGTTTCGTTACTACGGCTACACCGTCACCGTCGACAGCGACCTGACGGTCACGCTCAGCGAGTAGTCCCTAGAGGCGGACCGGGATGCCCTGTTCGTCCAGGTACTGTTTGGTCTCCGCGATAGAGTACTCGCCGAAGTGGAAGATAGAGGCCGCCAGCCCGGCGTCGGCGCCGGCGTCGACGAAGACCTCCGCCATGTCTTCCGGCCCGCCACAGCCGGAGGAGGCGATGACGGGAGTCGACACCGCATCGCAGACCGCTTTCATCAGCGGGATGTCGTAGCCGTCCTTGGTCCCGTCGGCGTCGATGGAGTTGACGAAAATCTCGCCCGCGCCCCGGCGCTCGGCCTCCTTCGCCCACTCGACGGCGTCTAGCCCCGTGCCCTCGCGGCCGCCCTTGACCGTACACTCGAACCAACAGGACTCCCCGTCGACCTCGACGTACTGCTCGCCCTGTTCGTCGAAGCGCCGCCGGGCGTCGAGCGAGATGACGATACACTGGCTCCCGAAGGCCGCGGCGCCCGCCTCGATGAGGTCCGGGTTCTCGATGGCGCCCGAGTTTATCGAGACCTTGTCCGCGCCGGCCCGCAGCGTCTCCTTGATGTCCTCGGGGGTCCGGATGCCGCCGCCGACCGTCAGCGGGATGAAGACCTCGTCGGCCACGGCGGAGACGGTGTCGAGCATCGTCTCGCGGCCCTCGGCGGAGGCGGTGATATCCAGGAAGACGAACTCGTCGGCCCCCGACTCGTTGTAGGCCTTGGCCATCTCGACCGGGTCGCCCGTGTACTCCAGGTCCTCGAAGTTCACGCCGGTGTAGACGGCCGCGTCCCCGTTCTCGTCGACGTCGACGTCGATGCAGGGGATGATACGCTTGGTGAGAGTCATTGCCTGTCGGTTCGCTACAGGGCCGTTTCATCGTTTCGACTGACGCAACTGCTCGGCCGGGCTCGTGCCGGCTCGCTGTCGTCTCCCAGCCTGGCTCGTCTCGGCGGCCGGGGTGAATCCGATAGTTACAGGTAGTCGCCCCCACACCGTCCGGTATGGCAGACGACCATCACGACGAGGACCGGCCCGACTACGACCCCGAACACGTCGAACTGCCCGCGGCGGCGCCGCCGCTCCGGTCGACAGCCCCCCAGAGCGACTTCACCATGGGACAGGTCGGACAGGGCGCCGCGGTCGCGCTCGTCGGGCTGGCGCTGACGTTCGGCGTCGCGCTCGCGCTCGTCTGACGGGACTTTCGGCCCGGAACAGCTAGCGAGGCGGTCGGTTTCTGCGGACCCGCTCAGCTAGCAGCGGCCACAGTCCGGCTCACGGCCGAGTCCCGGGCTGGGTACCGTTCCCGCTAGATATTCTCAGACAGTGGGACCGGGCACGCCGTTTGAAGTCACAAGGGTCTGACTGGTACGGTATGGCTACCGACCCCTACGCACAGTGGACGGGCGAGCCGATGGCCGAAGACGACGTCGAGGCGTTGCTCACCGTCGCCGACCATGGCATACTCGGACTGGCCGCGGACGACCAGCCGTACACGATTCCGGTCTCCTTCGGCTACGACGACGGGGACGTCTTCTTCGCGTTCGTCCGGAGCGGGCCGGACAGCGAGAAGTTCGAGTTCGCCGAGGACGGGAAGACGGCGCGGCTGCTCGTGACCGATATCAAGGCGCGGTTCGACTGGCAGTCCGTCGCGGTCACCGGTCCGCTCGAACCCGTCAGCGTGACCGACAGGGACTGGACGCGGCTCGTCGAGTCGCTGGACGAGAACCCCTGGTTCTCGACGGCGTTCGGGGACGACGAGCGCGTCGAGGGCGTCCAAGGGTGGCGGCTCGTCCCCGACGAGGTCGAGGGTGTCGCGGTCCGTCCGGAAACGGAGTAATCAGGCCAGTTCGTCCTCGATGGTGTCGCGAAGCTCCGCTATCTCCGCGGCGTCGTAGTGGAGCCGGTCGTCGTTGACCGTGATTTCGAGGTGGTTCGAGCCGTCGGCCTCGCCAAGTTCGGTCACCGGGGCGACGCCGTCGAAGGCCTCCCGGACCGCGGCCGGGTCGGTCGTCTCGAAGACGACGCGGCCGGGCTGTTCGTTGAACAGCAGCCGCTTTCGCGTCCCGCGGTCGACCGTCTCCAGGGCGACGCTGGCGCCGGCGTCGTCGTGGACCATCTCCGCGAGCGTCACAGCGAGCCCACCGTGGCTCACGTCGTGGGAGGCCAGCACGTGGTCCTCGTCGGCCACCTCGGCGACGGTCTCGATGAGTCCCGTGGGGTTTGCCGGGAGTTCGGGGAACGCGTCGGTACCGCCGAAGAGAGCGGTGTACTCGGAGCCGCCCAGCCGGGGGTCGGTCTCGCCCTCCAGCGAGGTGTCGCCGACGACGACCAGGGTCCCCTCGCCCGACAGCGACATCGGCGGGGCGTCGTACCCTTCCTTGACGCCGACGAGGGCGAGCGTCGGCGTCGGCGGGATGGGGCCGGTCGCCGAGTCGTTGTACAGGGAGACGTTGCCGCCGACGACGGGTACGTCGAGTTCGCTACACATGTCCGCGAGCCCGTCGACGATGCCCTTGAAGCCGCCGTAGACGTCGGGTTTCTCTGGGTTGCCGCCGTTCAGACAGTCGACGGCGGCGTGGGGGACTGCGCCCTTCGCGGCGACGTTCGTGGCGTTTTCCAGCGCGACTGCGCGGGCCCCGTCGTAGGGCGCCGCGTCGGTCCAGTTGGGGTCGGCACCGGCCGAGAACGCGAGGCCGGTGCCCGATTCGCGAATCGCCAGCAGAGCGGCGTCGTCGCCCGGCAGCACGCTCGTCCGGACCTGGACCTCGTGGTCGTACTGGCGGTACACCCACCGCTTCGAGGCCGTGTTCGGGCTGGCGACGATGCGGTCGAAGGCCGCCGCGAGGTCCATCGTCGGCAGGTCCCGCTCCTGGACCGGCGGGGCCTCGCTTGGCAGGTCGTTCATCGGCGCGCCGTCGCCGAGGAACTCGGCGTCGACGTCGACCACCGTCTCGCCCTCGAACGTACAGACGTAGTTCGTCCCGGGCTCGGTGAGTTCGCCGATGACGGAACACCCCAGGTCGAACCGCTCGGCGAGTTCGGCGACGCGGTCGACGTTCTCGGGCGCGACCTCGTACACCATCCGCTCCTGGCTCTCGGCCAGCAGGTACTCCCTGGCGTTCATGTTGGGCTCGCGCTCGTGGACCCGGTCGAGTTCGATGCGCGCGCCGAGGCCGCCCTTCGCGACCAGTTCGGAGGACGCGCCGCCGAGGCCGGCGGCCCCGAGGTCCCGGGCCGACTCTATCAGTTCCTCGTCGAGCAGCGCCTCGTTGCACTCGATGAGCAGCTTCTCGGCGTAGGGGTCGCCGACCTGGACCGCCGGCCGGTCCTCGGTCTCGGCGTCCTCGGCGAGGTCCTCGCTTGCGAAGGAGGCCCCGCCCAGGCCGTCCCGCCCCGTCGAGTTGCCGACGAGGACGAGCTTGTTGCCCGGCTCCTGGGCCTCGGCGGTAATCGTGCGTTCGGGCTCCAGCAGGCCGATACAGGAGACGTTGACCAGGGGGTTGCCCTCGTAGTCCTCGTGGAAGGCCACCGAGCCGGCGACCGTCGGGACGCCGATGCAGTTGCCGTAGTGGGAGATACCCTCGACGACGCCCTCGAAGAGGTACTGGGAGTGTTCGCGCTCGAAGTCGCCGAAGTAGAGGCAGTCGGCCAGCGCGATGGGGTAAGCGCCCATCGAGAGGGTGTCACGGACGATGCCGCCGACGCCGGTGGCCGCCCCGTCGAACGGGTCGACGTAGGAGGGGTGGTTGTGGGACTCGACGCCCAGCGTGATGTACATCTCGTCGCCGTCGTAGGTCGGCAGGGAGACGACGGCGGCGTCGTCACCGGGACCGATGACGACCTGGTCGCCCTCGCTGTCGAAGGCGGTCAGAAGCGGACGCGAGGAACGGTAGGCACAGTGTTCGCTCCAGAGGTTCTCGAAGAGCGCGGCCTCCGCTCGCGTGGGCTCCCGACCGATCTCTTCGACCACTAGCTCGTGGTCAGCGTCGGACAGGCTCATTAGGTGTGCCTGGCCTCCGCCCGGCTAAATCGCTTTCCATGCGGCCGCGTCGGTGGCCCGCTCACTCGGCCGGGTCAGCCAGCAGGCTATCGACGTAGGCCTCCCAGCCGTCCCGGAGGTCCTCGGCCACGTCCATCTCCAGGGCGACGGCGATACCGGTGGACCCGTCGGCCGCCGCGAGCAGGAACGCGGCGGTGGCCCGGGGCTCGACCTCCCGGAACACGCCCTGCTCGACGCCGGCGGCGACGATGTCGGTCAATGCGTCGAGACACGCGGTTTCGAGCTCCAGCAGCGGCGCCCGGAGCGTCTCGTTGTACGGCGCGTGCGAGAGCAACTCCATGATAGCGACGGCGATGCCGGCGTACTCGTGTTCGGGCGTCCGGAAGAGGAAGTCACAGGCGTCACGTATCGCCGCCTCGGGGTCCTCCGTCTCGACGCGCAGCAGGTCCTCCCGGAGGTGGTCCGCCGCCAGATCGAGGAAGGCCGCGATCATCTCGTCCTTGCTGTCGAAGTAGTAGTAGAGCCCCGCCTCGCTGTTCTCGTATGCCTCGGCTATCTTCGCCGTCGTCAGGCGCTCGTAACCGTGCTGAGCGAGAGCTTCCTGGACCGCGAGGGCGACACTCTCGCAGGCGTCGGCGTCCATATCGGGGCTCGTCATACGACCGAGTGGGCGCTCAGTCGTTTCAGCGTTTCGCTGTGAGCCGACGGGAGCGCTTTTTCCGTTCGGCCCCGAACCGGACGTATGGTCCTCCCGCTGGAGATGGGGTGGCGACATCTCCTCTTCGAGAACTGGCCCGTCGACCCGGCTCTGATGGACGCACATCTACCGGAGCCGCTCAGCCCCGATACGTTCGACGGGGCGGCGTGGCTCTCGGTCGTCCCCTTTACCAACGTCGACGTCCGGCCCGAGGGGTTCCCGGCCTGGGCCAGCGTCCCGCTCCCCGAGCTCAACGTCCGCACCTACGTCACCCGCGACGGCGAGCCCAGCGTCTACTTCTTCAGCCTGGACGCACAGGGCGTAAGCAGCGTCGTCGGCG encodes the following:
- a CDS encoding 50S ribosomal protein L10, whose amino-acid sequence is MSAEGERKTETIPQWKQEEVDDIVEMIESYDSVGVVNIAGIPSRQLQDMRRDLHGTAELRVSRNTLLVRALEEVNDGLEGLTEHIAGQVGLIGTDSNPFSLYQELESSKTPAPIGAGEIAPNDIVVPEGDTGVDPGPFVGELQSIGADARIQEGSIQVLSDSTVLEAGGEVSQDLANVLNELGIEPKEVGLDLRGVFSDGVLFAPEELELDVEEYEQDIAAAASRAFNLSVNAEYPTATTLPTMLQSATGDAKSLALSAAIEDPEVVPDLISKADAQLRALAGAIDDPDALPEELQDVETAPAADEQADDQTENTDSEDDADDAEAETDEAEDDEDDGDAGDALGEMF
- the rpl12p gene encoding 50S ribosomal protein P1; its protein translation is MEYVYAALILNESGEEINEDNLTDVLEAAGVSVEESRVKALVAALEDVDIEEAVEQAAAAPVPASGGAAAPAEGGDDEADHDEPSEEEVAEAEEADDDDDDDEADGEGLGELFG
- a CDS encoding tripartite tricarboxylate transporter permease; protein product: MLPVRFAADPVGAAALLAAIGGGIGLGTVSGLVPGLHANTLALLLAATAGSVPGPRVYVGAAMLAAGVTHTFLDVVPALALGVPDPAMAAGALPSHRLVIEGRGREALRLSALGSGGAVALAVPLAVPVTWLMVRVYPLVAAHLPPVLGAIAALLVLSEPGWDRRIGAVLSLGASGSLGLAVLDAPVAGALPVADVLVPVFAGLFGAPVLLAAIEGEGVPPQADARVTTPRRTVAALATVGTLCGAVVGYLPGVSSAVAATLALGLTAQRGPRAFVVTTSGVNTATAVFALFALVVFGDPRTGVLVALNRAGVPLVLPSLLAAVAVSAVAAAVLVPRLGDRYLRTVGRLDPARLSVGVLVGLLGLSAVFAGPLGVGVFAVATLVGHVPPTTGCRRATLMGVLLVPLAL
- the corA gene encoding magnesium/cobalt transporter CorA — protein: MISALVYADEEAVAYEDLAEARRAVGTTWVHVADPADEEIAAVQSAFDLHPLAIEDLRDDVRAKTEEFREYTFVLLKAISLTPGETTFEKEVAARPVGIFIGRDWVVTLGTGPPGPIQRVMDAAERGDERLLQRGPDFTAYRAIDVIVDAYFDLLDEIETDIEEIEEEVTVSTDSETIEKINDVRRDLLSFRKQVWPAREAVGLLARGDPKQVQPQTEKYYRDIYDHLVQIVDLTETYRDLVSGARDIYLNTVSQSTNEVMKVLTVVATIFIPLTFVAGVYGMNFADSPYNMPELGWTFGYPAAMLGMTLMGVVMLLHFRRRDYL
- a CDS encoding DNA-directed RNA polymerase subunit L, with translation MDLRVIDKSDTELSIEIAGEDHTFMNVIKGALLETEGVTAATYDVNPEQSGGQTDPVLTIKTEEAVDALDALEAGTDRVIEKADDLTEAFEAAA
- a CDS encoding HalOD1 output domain-containing protein: MNPTATAAQQSASETVIAAVASRAGVDPLELDTPLYDAIEPDELDAIVGGAGRSTVEVTFRYYGYTVTVDSDLTVTLSE
- the hisF gene encoding imidazole glycerol phosphate synthase subunit HisF — translated: MTLTKRIIPCIDVDVDENGDAAVYTGVNFEDLEYTGDPVEMAKAYNESGADEFVFLDITASAEGRETMLDTVSAVADEVFIPLTVGGGIRTPEDIKETLRAGADKVSINSGAIENPDLIEAGAAAFGSQCIVISLDARRRFDEQGEQYVEVDGESCWFECTVKGGREGTGLDAVEWAKEAERRGAGEIFVNSIDADGTKDGYDIPLMKAVCDAVSTPVIASSGCGGPEDMAEVFVDAGADAGLAASIFHFGEYSIAETKQYLDEQGIPVRL
- a CDS encoding DUF7550 family protein codes for the protein MADDHHDEDRPDYDPEHVELPAAAPPLRSTAPQSDFTMGQVGQGAAVALVGLALTFGVALALV
- a CDS encoding pyridoxamine 5'-phosphate oxidase family protein codes for the protein MATDPYAQWTGEPMAEDDVEALLTVADHGILGLAADDQPYTIPVSFGYDDGDVFFAFVRSGPDSEKFEFAEDGKTARLLVTDIKARFDWQSVAVTGPLEPVSVTDRDWTRLVESLDENPWFSTAFGDDERVEGVQGWRLVPDEVEGVAVRPETE
- the purL gene encoding phosphoribosylformylglycinamidine synthase subunit PurL — protein: MSLSDADHELVVEEIGREPTRAEAALFENLWSEHCAYRSSRPLLTAFDSEGDQVVIGPGDDAAVVSLPTYDGDEMYITLGVESHNHPSYVDPFDGAATGVGGIVRDTLSMGAYPIALADCLYFGDFEREHSQYLFEGVVEGISHYGNCIGVPTVAGSVAFHEDYEGNPLVNVSCIGLLEPERTITAEAQEPGNKLVLVGNSTGRDGLGGASFASEDLAEDAETEDRPAVQVGDPYAEKLLIECNEALLDEELIESARDLGAAGLGGASSELVAKGGLGARIELDRVHEREPNMNAREYLLAESQERMVYEVAPENVDRVAELAERFDLGCSVIGELTEPGTNYVCTFEGETVVDVDAEFLGDGAPMNDLPSEAPPVQERDLPTMDLAAAFDRIVASPNTASKRWVYRQYDHEVQVRTSVLPGDDAALLAIRESGTGLAFSAGADPNWTDAAPYDGARAVALENATNVAAKGAVPHAAVDCLNGGNPEKPDVYGGFKGIVDGLADMCSELDVPVVGGNVSLYNDSATGPIPPTPTLALVGVKEGYDAPPMSLSGEGTLVVVGDTSLEGETDPRLGGSEYTALFGGTDAFPELPANPTGLIETVAEVADEDHVLASHDVSHGGLAVTLAEMVHDDAGASVALETVDRGTRKRLLFNEQPGRVVFETTDPAAVREAFDGVAPVTELGEADGSNHLEITVNDDRLHYDAAEIAELRDTIEDELA
- a CDS encoding TetR/AcrR family transcriptional regulator, yielding MTSPDMDADACESVALAVQEALAQHGYERLTTAKIAEAYENSEAGLYYYFDSKDEMIAAFLDLAADHLREDLLRVETEDPEAAIRDACDFLFRTPEHEYAGIAVAIMELLSHAPYNETLRAPLLELETACLDALTDIVAAGVEQGVFREVEPRATAAFLLAAADGSTGIAVALEMDVAEDLRDGWEAYVDSLLADPAE